One window of Catonella massiliensis genomic DNA carries:
- a CDS encoding ParA family protein — MGRVIAVANQKGGVGKTTTVINLSACLAEKGKKVLVIDIDPQGNTSSGLGVDKNNAENTVYELLLGESELSDCIIENVYDGLSVVPANVNLAGAEIELIGIPDQHYILKKHIEAVRADYDFIILDCPPSLNTLTVNAMSAADSVLVPIQCEYYALEGLSQLIHTIELVKARMNEKLYIEGVVFTMYDARTNLSLQVVENVKDTLKQNIYKTIIPRNVRLAESPSHGVPINIYDSKSAGAEGYRALADEVIESDVTGY; from the coding sequence ATGGGGAGAGTAATTGCGGTAGCAAATCAAAAAGGCGGTGTGGGCAAGACGACCACTGTAATCAACCTGTCAGCCTGCCTTGCGGAAAAGGGCAAAAAGGTACTGGTTATAGACATTGATCCACAGGGGAATACTTCAAGCGGACTGGGAGTGGATAAGAACAATGCTGAAAACACAGTGTACGAGCTCCTCTTAGGAGAGAGTGAGCTTAGTGACTGCATCATAGAGAATGTGTATGACGGCCTGTCGGTTGTGCCGGCAAATGTAAACCTTGCAGGGGCTGAGATAGAACTTATAGGAATACCTGACCAGCATTATATTCTTAAGAAGCATATCGAAGCTGTGAGGGCAGACTATGACTTTATTATACTTGACTGTCCGCCATCCTTAAACACCCTAACCGTAAATGCAATGTCAGCAGCAGATTCGGTGCTTGTGCCGATACAGTGCGAATACTATGCACTTGAGGGACTCAGCCAGCTGATACATACAATAGAGCTTGTAAAGGCGAGGATGAACGAAAAGCTATACATAGAGGGTGTGGTATTTACTATGTATGATGCCCGCACCAACCTCTCACTTCAGGTGGTTGAGAACGTAAAGGATACTTTGAAGCAGAACATATACAAGACGATAATACCAAGAAACGTTAGACTGGCAGAATCACCAAGCCACGGTGTGCCAATCAATATCTATGATTCCAAGTCGGCTGGCGCAGAAGGCTATAGGGCGTTGGCTGATGAGGTCATAGAGAGCGATGTAACAGGATATTAG
- a CDS encoding ParB/RepB/Spo0J family partition protein encodes MEMKKGLGKGLDSMIPEKKTKAELSEAADKSFLEIKISEIDPNMGQPRKRFDEDELLELSESIKIHGVIQPIILTKRGKRYEIIAGERRWRASKLAGLTKIPAVIREYTDKEIMEVSLIENIQRQDLNPVEEAEAFKNLIDEYKMKQDDLAERVSKSRSAITNALRLLKLDDRVKSMLAEGLISPGHARALLAVEDKNKQHNLATRIFDEKLSVRETEKLIKQILENKEPEKDKETSERLAYKKLEESLKSILGSKVSIKGRNNGKGKIEIDYYSVEELDRIAELLSTIKK; translated from the coding sequence ATGGAAATGAAAAAAGGGTTAGGCAAGGGACTTGATTCGATGATTCCTGAGAAAAAGACTAAGGCAGAGCTAAGTGAGGCGGCTGATAAGTCTTTCTTAGAAATAAAAATATCTGAAATAGACCCTAATATGGGGCAGCCAAGAAAAAGATTTGACGAAGATGAGCTCTTAGAGCTTTCGGAATCCATTAAGATACATGGTGTCATTCAGCCCATCATTCTCACAAAAAGAGGAAAGCGCTATGAGATAATAGCGGGCGAGAGGCGCTGGAGAGCTTCAAAGCTTGCAGGACTCACGAAGATTCCTGCGGTAATAAGGGAGTATACCGACAAAGAAATAATGGAAGTATCACTTATTGAAAATATCCAGCGTCAGGACTTAAACCCTGTGGAAGAGGCCGAAGCATTTAAGAATCTTATAGACGAGTATAAAATGAAGCAGGATGACCTTGCTGAAAGAGTGTCTAAAAGCCGTTCTGCAATCACGAACGCACTAAGGCTTCTTAAGCTTGACGATAGAGTTAAGTCAATGCTTGCGGAAGGGCTTATATCACCGGGACACGCAAGAGCTCTTCTTGCGGTTGAGGATAAAAATAAGCAGCATAACCTCGCAACCAGAATCTTTGATGAGAAGCTCAGTGTGAGAGAGACTGAAAAGCTGATTAAGCAAATCTTAGAGAATAAAGAGCCTGAGAAAGATAAGGAAACTTCTGAAAGGCTTGCGTACAAGAAGCTTGAAGAGAGCCTAAAGAGCATTTTGGGCAGTAAGGTAAGCATCAAGGGCAGAAACAATGGCAAGGGAAAGATAGAAATAGACTATTATTCAGTTGAAGAACTGGACAGAATAGCAGAATTACTTTCCACAATCAAGAAATAG
- a CDS encoding DUF4446 family protein, with translation MKLFGYDFIAEYIICSLAGVILLLFIFDIIQFVKISGLKKRIERLTEGSKGSLEDKIAEKFAQITEIKEVQNKNSKDIEMIFRRLKATYQKAAIYRYDSMADMGGQLSSVIVMLDERDNGFLINSVHSTTAGTYTYVKKITDGLADVELAEEEAAAIAEAIGNKKTR, from the coding sequence ATGAAGTTGTTTGGTTATGATTTTATTGCGGAGTATATAATATGTAGCTTGGCAGGAGTAATACTGCTGCTTTTTATATTTGATATCATTCAGTTTGTTAAGATTTCAGGACTTAAAAAGAGGATAGAAAGATTAACGGAAGGCAGCAAGGGAAGCCTTGAAGATAAGATAGCAGAGAAATTTGCACAGATTACCGAGATTAAAGAGGTTCAGAATAAGAACAGCAAAGACATTGAAATGATATTTAGAAGGCTTAAAGCCACATATCAGAAGGCAGCCATATACAGATATGATTCCATGGCTGACATGGGAGGTCAGTTAAGCTCAGTTATCGTGATGCTCGATGAGAGAGACAATGGTTTTCTCATTAACTCCGTACACAGTACCACAGCAGGTACCTACACATATGTTAAGAAAATAACAGATGGTCTTGCTGATGTGGAGCTTGCGGAGGAAGAGGCAGCCGCAATTGCAGAGGCAATTGGAAACAAGAAAACAAGATAG
- the manA gene encoding mannose-6-phosphate isomerase, class I gives MQPLFLRPVFKEMIWGGTALRDLYHYDIPSDKTGECWAISAHKNGDCIVETREKSEYSGKKLSKLWQDNKELWGKSGKAEVFPLLTKLISAETDLSIQVHPDDNYAKEHEGGSLGKTECWYVADAKEGATIVIGHNAKNKEELHKYMDDKNFRGLIREIPVKKGDFFFIEPGTVHAIKGGTVILETQQNSDITYRLYDYDRLQDGKPRELHIDKCFDVITCPFEEKEPVHRACKTLENGSEVRNLVVCDLFEVSYIRVEKEVKLTQETDFTLVSVLEGEGVIISENGDKYDIKKGEHFILPYGFGAYELKGNMELIISGCTKR, from the coding sequence ATGCAACCTTTATTTTTAAGGCCTGTATTTAAGGAAATGATATGGGGTGGAACTGCCCTAAGGGATTTATACCACTATGATATACCAAGTGATAAAACGGGAGAATGTTGGGCGATTAGCGCACATAAGAATGGTGACTGCATAGTAGAAACCAGAGAGAAGTCCGAATATTCAGGAAAGAAGCTTAGTAAGCTGTGGCAAGATAACAAAGAGCTCTGGGGAAAGTCCGGAAAGGCAGAGGTATTCCCTCTTCTAACCAAGCTGATTTCTGCTGAAACCGACCTTTCCATCCAGGTTCATCCTGATGATAACTACGCTAAAGAGCACGAGGGTGGCTCTCTAGGTAAGACAGAGTGCTGGTATGTGGCTGATGCAAAAGAAGGTGCAACCATAGTAATAGGGCACAACGCTAAGAACAAAGAGGAGCTCCACAAATACATGGATGATAAGAACTTCAGAGGTCTTATCAGAGAAATCCCGGTAAAAAAAGGAGACTTCTTCTTTATAGAGCCGGGTACTGTACACGCTATAAAGGGAGGCACCGTTATCCTTGAAACGCAGCAAAACAGTGATATAACTTATAGACTGTATGACTATGACAGGCTTCAGGACGGCAAGCCTCGTGAGCTCCATATAGACAAGTGCTTTGATGTCATAACCTGTCCATTTGAGGAAAAAGAGCCTGTACATAGGGCTTGCAAGACTTTAGAGAATGGTTCTGAAGTTAGAAATCTGGTAGTATGTGACCTCTTTGAAGTAAGCTATATCAGGGTTGAAAAAGAGGTAAAACTCACTCAGGAAACAGACTTCACCTTGGTTAGCGTGCTAGAGGGTGAGGGAGTGATTATAAGTGAAAATGGCGATAAGTATGATATAAAAAAGGGAGAACATTTCATCCTCCCTTATGGCTTTGGTGCTTATGAACTTAAAGGTAATATGGAGCTTATAATATCTGGCTGCACTAAACGATGA
- a CDS encoding GAF domain-containing protein: MTNYSLISKEIEALTSDVSDLIANLSNVSALLNMELTDINWVGFYLLKDDKLILGPFQGKPACVTISLGKGVCGTAVSTDSLQLVKDVHAFPGHIACDSASNSEIVLPLHDKSGKVVAVLDIDSPTLGRFSEADGEGILLLQPVLEDIFNR; the protein is encoded by the coding sequence ATGACAAACTATTCACTCATATCAAAAGAAATAGAGGCTCTTACATCTGATGTAAGCGACCTCATTGCCAATCTTTCAAATGTATCAGCCCTCTTAAATATGGAGCTTACTGATATAAATTGGGTTGGCTTTTATCTGCTTAAAGATGATAAGCTAATCCTCGGACCTTTTCAAGGTAAGCCTGCCTGTGTAACCATATCTTTAGGAAAGGGTGTATGTGGAACAGCGGTGTCCACTGACAGCCTCCAGCTGGTAAAGGATGTCCACGCATTCCCGGGGCATATAGCCTGCGACTCTGCATCAAACTCAGAAATAGTCCTTCCTTTACACGATAAATCCGGTAAAGTAGTAGCTGTACTTGATATCGACAGCCCTACCTTAGGACGTTTTAGCGAAGCTGATGGGGAGGGTATCCTCCTCTTACAGCCTGTTCTTGAGGATATATTTAATCGTTAG